The proteins below are encoded in one region of Helicoverpa zea isolate HzStark_Cry1AcR chromosome 21, ilHelZeax1.1, whole genome shotgun sequence:
- the LOC124640895 gene encoding uncharacterized protein LOC124640895, translating into MTSAVLLQALVALCTVLVVLIHQQWTCAGLPVSTLRLLGLAAKRTISDDQQVAGQPPHLPAKIFAAGVAPQAKYGPAQTKTCPCGGDWRLPSSATPWKQWGRQPSYKRDPDISVDNECIGHSPRIH; encoded by the exons ATGACGAGCGCGGTGTTGTTGCAGGCCCTGGTGGCGCTGTGCACCGTGCTGGTGGTGCTTATCCACCAGCAATGGACCTGCGCCGGCCTCCCGGTCAGTACCCTCCGGCTTCTCG GTCTTGCTGCTAAGCGAACGATCTCTGATGACCAGCAAGTGGCAGGACAACCTCCCCACCTACCAGCCAAAATATTCGCGGCAGGTGTCGCTCCTCAG GCAAAGTATGGGCCTGCGCAGACGAAGACGTGTCCGTGTGGGGGCGACTGGAGGCTGCCGTCGTCCGCGACGCCGTGGAAGCAGTGGGGGCGACAGCCGTCGTACAAGCGCGACCCCGACATCAGCGTCGACAACGAGTGCATCGGCCACTCCCCGCGCATCCACTGA
- the LOC124640814 gene encoding adenosine 3'-phospho 5'-phosphosulfate transporter 1 codes for MSSGVAVWSMGLICLGCMWLISHLYHLLIDAYEQSATLSDIEYSWFFRLLLNLVGYSTVLLPMFILYKYLDRINYFDKISNTGFTYRVLFACFGEPGERLPDAAKRKDETPAREGAELAFCFIGLMASYLVWGLLQEKIMTQSYVMSDGSTQRFSDSAFLVFVNRLAALLLAGGRLLCTRAALAPAPLYKFSYCALTNVLSAWCQYEALKYVSFPTQVLSKSCKVIPVMLMGKLVSRNKYDAYEYVTAVLISVGMVLFMFGSHDDNMVSSAMTLSGAALLALYMVADSFTSSWQGAVFARYGCGALHMLCAVNAFSCALTAAAHAHHAPPLSLLHHPVFAADVIVLSVSSAVGQLLIYHTISRFGAVVFTIIMTLRQAVSILLSCAVYGHAVSGGGALGVLLVLGAVLLRLYARARRRGRRALPA; via the exons ATGTCCTCGGGAGTAGCAGTGTG GTCCATGGGGCTGATATGCCTGGGGTGCATGTGGCTGATCTCCCACCTCTACCACCTGCTCATCGACGCGTACGAGCAGTCCGCCACACTCAGTGATATTGAGTATTCATG GTTCTTCCGGCTGCTGCTGAACCTGGTGGGGTACTCGACGGTGCTGCTGCCCATGTTCATCCTGTACAAATATCTCGACAGAATCAACTACTTCGATAAGATAA GCAACACGGGCTTCACGTACCGCGTGCTGTTCGCGTGCTTCGGCGAGCCGGGCGAGCGCCTGCCCGACGCCGCCAAGCGCAAGGACGAGACGCCGGCGCGCGAGGGCGCCGAGCTGGCCTTCTGCTTCATCGGCCTCATGGCTTCCTACCTGGTGTGGGGGCTGCTGCAGGAGAAGATCATGACGCAGAGCTACGTGATGTCGGACGGCAGCACGCAGCGCTTCAGCGACTCCGCCTTCCTGGTGTTCGTGAACCGGCTGGCGGCGCTGCTGCTGGCGGGCGGGCGCCTGCTGTGCACGCGGGCGGCGCTGGCGCCGGCGCCGCTCTACAAGTTCTCGTACTGCGCGCTCACCAACGTGCTGAGCGCCTGGTGCCAGTACGAGGCGCTCAAGTACGTCAGCTTCCCCACGCAG GTGCTGTCCAAGTCGTGCAAGGTGATCCCGGTGATGCTGATGGGCAAGTTGGTGTCGCGCAACAAGTACGACGCCTACGAGTACGTCACCGCCGTGCTCATCTCCGTCGGCATGGTGCTCTTCATGTTCGGCAGCCACGACGACAACATGG TGTCGAGCGCGATGACGCTGTCGGGCGCGGCGCTGCTGGCGCTGTACATGGTGGCGGACAGCTTCACGTCGTCGTGGCAGGGCGCCGTGTTCGCGCGCTACGGCTGCGGCGCGCTGCACATGCTCTGCGCCGTCAACGCCTTCTCCTGCGCCCTCACCGCCGCCGCGCATGCGCACCACGCGCCGCCGCTCAGCCTGCTGCAC CACCCGGTGTTCGCGGCGGACGTGATCGTGCTGTCGGTGAGCTCGGCGGTGGGGCAGCTGCTCATCTACCACACCATCTCGCGCTTCGGCGCCGTCGTCTTCACCATCATCATGACGCTGCGCCAG GCGGTGTCGATCCTGCTGTCGTGCGCGGTGTACGGGCACGCGGTGTCTGGGGGCGGCGCGCTGGGCGTGCTGCTGGTGCTGGGCGCCGTGCTGCTGCGCCTCTACGCACGCGCGCGGCGCCGCGGACGCAGGGCTCTGCCCGCATGA